The following proteins are co-located in the Nonlabens ponticola genome:
- a CDS encoding GNAT family N-acetyltransferase, producing MKIFETDRLEVRRLKQSDELYFTELLTSAVILEKIPVKPATAEIVKDRFETFQKMELSDLGSTKCFCAIVEKGKDEAIGLALFLIENNEQELGYRFRPDYWRKGYGTEVAKGMLDYYFNVLRVSKVIANANVENPGSIRILSKLMNFEKEFFNVELNCTDRSYSITKTEWSD from the coding sequence TTGAAGATATTTGAAACAGATCGATTGGAAGTGAGAAGGCTTAAACAATCTGATGAATTGTATTTCACAGAATTGTTGACGAGTGCCGTTATCTTGGAAAAAATTCCTGTAAAACCAGCTACAGCAGAAATCGTAAAGGATCGATTTGAAACCTTCCAAAAAATGGAATTATCAGATTTAGGTTCAACAAAATGTTTTTGTGCGATTGTGGAGAAAGGAAAGGATGAAGCGATAGGACTTGCATTATTTCTTATTGAGAATAATGAACAGGAACTGGGTTATCGATTTAGACCAGATTATTGGAGAAAAGGATATGGCACCGAGGTCGCAAAAGGTATGCTGGACTACTATTTTAATGTGTTAAGAGTGTCTAAGGTTATTGCAAATGCAAACGTTGAAAATCCGGGTTCCATAAGGATCTTGAGCAAATTGATGAATTTTGAAAAGGAGTTTTTCAATGTTGAATTGAATTGCACAGATCGCAGTTACTCAATAACAAAAACCGAATGGAGTGATTAA
- a CDS encoding M20/M25/M40 family metallo-hydrolase, translating to MNKLATTLLSVILCTGTLIAQENDPVVDAIIKEATENSQLESLAHEMMDVIGPRLVGSPQMKQAGKWAVQKFNSWGIDAQLENYGDWQGWQRGITHVDMLEPRVESLQGTQLAWSPSTSKKGLEAQVVILPTIENEDQFNNWLKTIKGKIVLTSMPQPTGRPDENWEEYATDASFEKMKKDRDSMRDSYRDNLRNMGHNSRSIDEALEKAGAVAIIGSNWSRGFGVNKIFSARTKEIPTIDLELEDYGLLYRLAASGHTPKLHINAQSKDLGKQPTFNTIATIKGTEKPEEYVILSAHYDSWDGGTGATDNGTGSITMMEAARILKKHYPNPKRTIIVGLWGSEEQGLNGSRAYVEDHPEIVAGVQAVFNQDNGTGRVVRLSGGGFLQSYDYLSSWLNAVPNDITDKIETSFPGSPARGGSDYASFQAAGAPAFSLSSLSWDYWNYTWHTNRDTYDKIVFDDVRNNAILTAILAYKASEDPDKTSREQAVLPIDSRTGERREWPTPRSPIRTIDE from the coding sequence ATGAACAAGTTAGCCACCACACTCCTATCCGTAATTTTATGCACAGGAACCTTGATCGCACAAGAAAATGATCCAGTAGTCGACGCCATTATAAAGGAAGCTACCGAAAACTCTCAATTAGAATCCCTAGCACACGAGATGATGGATGTTATCGGGCCGCGACTGGTAGGATCGCCACAGATGAAGCAGGCTGGCAAATGGGCCGTACAAAAGTTTAATTCCTGGGGCATCGATGCACAACTAGAAAATTATGGTGACTGGCAAGGCTGGCAGCGTGGTATCACGCACGTCGATATGCTAGAACCTAGAGTCGAGAGCCTACAAGGAACCCAACTCGCATGGAGTCCTAGCACCAGCAAAAAAGGCCTTGAAGCACAGGTTGTAATCTTACCAACGATAGAAAATGAAGATCAATTCAACAACTGGCTCAAGACCATCAAGGGAAAGATCGTTCTCACGTCCATGCCACAGCCTACTGGACGACCCGATGAAAACTGGGAAGAATATGCGACTGATGCTTCTTTTGAAAAAATGAAAAAGGATCGAGACAGCATGCGTGACTCCTATAGAGACAACTTGCGCAATATGGGTCACAACTCTAGATCTATAGACGAGGCACTTGAAAAAGCTGGAGCGGTTGCTATAATAGGTTCCAATTGGTCAAGAGGATTTGGCGTCAATAAAATCTTCAGTGCTCGCACTAAAGAGATTCCTACCATCGACCTAGAACTAGAAGATTATGGACTACTCTATCGCCTGGCAGCATCAGGCCACACGCCAAAACTGCACATCAACGCCCAATCAAAAGATCTAGGTAAACAACCTACATTCAACACTATCGCAACCATTAAAGGAACTGAAAAACCCGAAGAATATGTGATCCTGAGTGCTCACTATGATTCATGGGATGGCGGTACCGGTGCTACAGATAACGGTACTGGATCTATCACGATGATGGAAGCAGCACGTATTTTAAAGAAGCACTACCCTAACCCTAAACGCACCATCATTGTTGGTTTATGGGGTAGCGAGGAACAAGGTCTCAACGGTTCAAGAGCCTACGTTGAAGATCATCCAGAAATTGTAGCTGGCGTACAAGCCGTATTCAATCAAGACAATGGTACTGGTCGCGTGGTAAGACTTTCTGGCGGTGGTTTCTTGCAATCCTATGATTATTTGAGCAGTTGGCTCAACGCTGTTCCTAACGACATAACTGATAAGATTGAGACAAGTTTTCCTGGATCACCAGCTCGTGGCGGTTCTGATTATGCGAGCTTTCAGGCAGCTGGCGCGCCGGCGTTTAGTTTGAGTTCATTGAGTTGGGATTACTGGAATTACACCTGGCACACTAATCGCGATACGTATGACAAGATCGTTTTTGATGATGTGCGCAACAACGCTATTTTGACAGCAATATTGGCCTATAAAGCCAGCGAAGATCCAGATAAAACCAGTCGTGAACAAGCTGTATTGCCTATTGATAGCCGTACTGGCGAACGCCGAGAATGGCCTACACCACGATCGCCTATCAGGACGATAGATGAATGA
- a CDS encoding dienelactone hydrolase family protein, with product MAQLKREDISQEVLDLYDDYAHNKIDRRAFVERLSVFAVGALTLPSLLSFVQPDYDNPTVAIDDDRFKSEYITYSSPKGGGDITGLLSRPSQLDKKVHGIIVVHENRGLNPYVEDVGRQGAIDGFITLAPDALSPLGGYPSNDDEGRAMQRTRDRLEMLEDFIAAYHYLKNLPDCTGNVGVVGFCFGGWIANMMAVQLPDLGAAVPFYGRQPDASQAAEISAPLLLQYAGLDDRVNAGWPDYKEVLERNNIEHTAHFYDGANHGFHNYSTPRYDKEAAQLAWSRTIDFFEKHLS from the coding sequence ATGGCGCAGCTCAAACGCGAGGATATTTCTCAAGAAGTACTGGATCTTTATGACGATTATGCACATAATAAAATTGATCGTCGCGCCTTTGTAGAGCGATTATCGGTCTTTGCCGTAGGCGCTCTCACGCTACCTAGCCTGCTCAGTTTTGTACAACCTGACTATGATAATCCAACAGTGGCAATCGATGACGATCGATTTAAAAGTGAGTACATAACATATAGTTCACCTAAAGGTGGCGGCGATATTACAGGACTACTTTCAAGACCGTCACAGCTTGATAAAAAAGTACACGGCATTATCGTGGTTCATGAAAATCGAGGCCTCAATCCTTATGTAGAAGATGTAGGTCGTCAAGGCGCCATCGATGGTTTCATCACACTGGCACCAGATGCACTTAGCCCACTAGGTGGTTATCCTAGTAATGATGATGAAGGTCGTGCGATGCAGCGCACTCGTGATCGATTAGAGATGCTAGAAGATTTTATTGCCGCGTACCATTATTTGAAAAACCTTCCAGATTGCACCGGCAATGTTGGTGTGGTTGGTTTCTGTTTTGGCGGCTGGATCGCAAACATGATGGCCGTACAACTACCTGATCTAGGTGCCGCCGTACCATTCTATGGCAGGCAACCTGATGCTTCTCAAGCTGCGGAAATCAGTGCTCCGCTACTATTGCAATATGCTGGGCTTGATGATAGAGTAAATGCCGGCTGGCCTGATTATAAAGAAGTTCTTGAACGCAACAACATTGAACACACTGCTCATTTTTACGATGGCGCCAATCATGGTTTTCACAATTACTCGACGCCTCGATATGATAAAGAGGCAGCGCAACTGGCCTGGTCTAGAACTATCGACTTTTTTGAAAAGCATCTTTCTTGA
- a CDS encoding M20 family metallo-hydrolase: MNLLTQEAIELLKSLIQTPSFSEEEDKTADLIADWLINHQVEVKRDRNNIWATNKHFEEGKPTLLLNSHHDTVKPNKAYTRDPFTATVENDRLYGLGSNDAGGCLVSLLATFVHFYDHQHLNYNLVIVASAEEENSGTNGLCSMLDIIPHIDVAVVGEPTQMHLAVAEKGLVVFDAVVTGTASHAAHPNDDNAIYNTIPVLEWFKNFAFAKASLVLGPVKMTVTQINAGVQHNAIPSQVELVIDVRVNDAYSNQEIADILTAESPCDSIIPRSLRLNSSSIPLDHDIVKAGIALGRETYGSPTLSDQAVLTCPSVKLGPGLSQRSHTADEFIYVSEIVEGIEIYREILENIL; the protein is encoded by the coding sequence ATGAATTTACTGACACAAGAAGCGATTGAATTGCTCAAGAGTTTGATACAGACACCATCATTTTCAGAGGAAGAAGATAAAACCGCAGATTTAATTGCTGATTGGTTGATAAACCATCAGGTAGAAGTGAAGCGAGACAGAAACAACATATGGGCTACCAATAAGCATTTTGAAGAAGGTAAACCTACGCTATTGCTCAATTCGCACCACGATACCGTAAAACCCAACAAGGCCTACACTCGTGACCCATTTACAGCGACTGTAGAAAATGATAGGTTGTATGGCCTAGGAAGCAATGATGCAGGCGGTTGTCTAGTGAGCTTGCTGGCGACTTTTGTTCATTTTTATGACCACCAACATTTGAATTACAATCTCGTCATCGTCGCCAGCGCCGAAGAGGAAAATAGCGGCACCAATGGCTTATGCAGCATGTTGGATATCATTCCGCATATTGATGTGGCAGTCGTTGGAGAACCTACACAGATGCATCTTGCGGTAGCAGAAAAAGGGTTGGTGGTCTTTGATGCCGTCGTTACAGGAACAGCAAGTCATGCGGCACATCCTAATGATGATAATGCGATTTACAATACCATTCCTGTGTTAGAATGGTTTAAGAATTTCGCTTTCGCGAAAGCGTCACTTGTATTAGGTCCAGTAAAAATGACGGTCACACAAATCAATGCAGGCGTCCAGCACAACGCCATACCATCACAGGTAGAATTAGTGATCGATGTGCGCGTTAACGATGCTTACTCAAATCAGGAAATAGCCGATATCTTAACAGCAGAATCACCGTGCGATAGCATCATACCACGTAGTCTGCGGTTAAATTCATCGAGCATTCCCTTGGATCATGATATTGTCAAGGCAGGCATTGCTTTAGGCAGAGAAACATACGGCTCACCAACGCTATCTGACCAGGCCGTGCTAACCTGTCCATCGGTAAAATTGGGACCAGGTTTAAGCCAGCGATCACACACTGCAGATGAGTTCATTTATGTAAGCGAGATCGTGGAAGGAATAGAGATTTATAGGGAGATATTAGAAAACATCTTGTAA
- a CDS encoding EamA family transporter — protein sequence MSISKKTWLLIIAFFCVYVFWGSTFLWNKMAVKELPPFFLASIRFTSAGLLVFAISIATRKSLAITRKQLLNCTLAGFLFLAYGNGVFVWALKWVDTGFASLLASLQPLIILLMMRVIQRKKLQWKSMVGVTLGIIGMYLLVSQKDIISKEGMVIGILMILSCLIAWCSGSLFVAKADLPKNFFVATAYQMIAAGVILVIASLCFQEPWKSPLVWQDNTQIAIICLILFGSIAAFTSFNYLLKHVSPEKVTTSSFVNPVIAILLGWYFLEESISLQTGIAALLLLTGVYFINSRKRDKPVVVAKTKV from the coding sequence ATGAGTATTTCTAAAAAAACATGGTTACTTATTATTGCATTTTTTTGCGTGTATGTTTTTTGGGGTAGTACGTTCCTATGGAACAAGATGGCCGTCAAGGAATTACCACCATTTTTCCTAGCTTCAATTCGTTTTACAAGCGCTGGTCTGTTGGTTTTTGCCATCTCTATTGCTACTAGAAAAAGCCTTGCCATTACACGTAAGCAGCTTCTCAATTGTACGCTCGCTGGATTTCTATTTCTCGCCTACGGCAATGGTGTATTTGTCTGGGCGCTCAAATGGGTAGATACAGGCTTTGCTTCCTTGTTAGCTTCCTTACAACCGCTCATAATTTTACTCATGATGCGCGTGATACAACGCAAGAAACTACAATGGAAATCCATGGTAGGCGTGACGCTGGGTATTATTGGTATGTACCTGCTGGTAAGCCAGAAAGATATAATCTCAAAGGAAGGAATGGTCATTGGGATCCTGATGATCCTAAGTTGCCTGATTGCCTGGTGTAGCGGTAGCCTGTTTGTTGCCAAAGCTGATTTACCAAAGAACTTTTTTGTCGCCACCGCTTACCAGATGATCGCAGCTGGAGTGATACTAGTCATTGCCAGCCTATGTTTTCAAGAACCGTGGAAATCACCGCTAGTCTGGCAGGACAACACACAAATCGCTATTATTTGTTTGATTTTATTTGGTAGCATTGCGGCCTTCACGTCATTCAATTATTTGTTGAAACATGTCTCGCCAGAGAAGGTCACCACTTCCAGCTTTGTGAATCCTGTAATAGCTATTTTATTAGGTTGGTATTTCCTAGAGGAATCAATCAGTTTACAGACAGGTATTGCGGCTTTGTTATTGCTCACTGGTGTATATTTTATCAATAGCAGGAAGCGAGATAAGCCAGTGGTAGTGGCTAAGACAAAAGTTTGA
- a CDS encoding DUF4251 domain-containing protein, whose translation MRKMSKSLQWIGLSMILAVISSCSVQKTGTTEEWQELQAMINSGELRIEAQAAYPSNTYASQQVINQVLTNTGDSAARIDISGDGHFMQIGNDQVMANLPFYGERRQAGSYAGTDGDTGIVFEDSPDDYEISADDNKRRYDISFEVNQGTENYNVDLILFANKNAVIYVNSNQRTRMEYRGTINSVSQD comes from the coding sequence ATGAGAAAGATGTCAAAGAGTTTACAATGGATTGGTTTATCAATGATTTTGGCTGTAATAAGCTCGTGCAGTGTACAGAAAACTGGAACTACAGAAGAATGGCAAGAATTACAAGCTATGATCAACAGCGGTGAATTGCGTATTGAAGCACAGGCCGCTTATCCCAGCAATACTTATGCAAGCCAGCAAGTCATCAATCAGGTATTGACTAATACCGGCGATAGCGCAGCACGTATAGATATAAGTGGCGATGGACATTTCATGCAAATAGGCAACGATCAAGTGATGGCTAATTTGCCTTTTTATGGTGAGCGCCGTCAGGCAGGTAGTTATGCAGGTACTGATGGAGACACAGGAATTGTTTTTGAAGATTCACCAGATGATTATGAAATCAGTGCTGATGATAATAAACGCCGTTACGATATAAGCTTTGAGGTAAATCAAGGAACTGAGAACTATAATGTGGATCTCATTCTGTTTGCCAACAAGAATGCCGTAATCTATGTAAATAGTAATCAGCGTACTAGGATGGAGTATAGAGGTACCATCAATTCTGTAAGCCAAGATTAA
- a CDS encoding PA3715 family protein — MRKMLCLAALLVATLSSAQEAIEDELVKAAIQFLDIDENDLLRDKVAFDEYSSDRIIAVLPVISGRYEDCDYCYDIDNHTVIWNSQTKEFYTHYVKQNAWTSDALYLSSIEIDLSFQNINNYKTAFGLTYNYGGSSRIDPYHAVYLNLYYVENKKIVEILNSFKIEESHGHTDGSCENVSFEKSKIIFFTQLHTGNRFKPISLNSITTNYRYDENCDKEIIDRTSSFSEFLTYSEADKKYIVVKEQ, encoded by the coding sequence ATGCGTAAGATGTTGTGCTTAGCAGCTTTATTAGTTGCCACTTTAAGTAGTGCTCAAGAAGCAATAGAAGATGAACTGGTAAAAGCTGCTATTCAATTTCTCGATATAGATGAAAATGATTTGTTGAGAGACAAAGTTGCCTTTGATGAATATAGCAGTGACAGGATAATCGCTGTACTACCAGTAATTTCTGGTAGATATGAGGATTGTGATTATTGCTATGACATTGATAATCATACTGTCATTTGGAATAGTCAAACAAAAGAATTTTACACACACTACGTCAAACAAAACGCGTGGACATCAGATGCTTTGTATTTAAGTTCGATAGAAATTGACCTTTCATTTCAAAATATAAATAATTATAAAACAGCTTTTGGACTTACCTATAATTATGGTGGTAGCTCAAGAATAGATCCCTACCATGCTGTATATTTAAATTTATATTATGTTGAAAATAAGAAGATCGTTGAAATCTTAAACAGTTTTAAAATTGAGGAATCACATGGCCATACTGATGGATCGTGTGAGAATGTATCTTTCGAAAAATCAAAAATTATTTTTTTCACGCAGCTACATACAGGAAATCGCTTTAAACCAATATCTCTTAATTCGATAACTACCAATTATCGCTATGATGAAAATTGCGATAAAGAAATAATTGATAGGACAAGCAGTTTCAGTGAGTTTCTTACGTATAGTGAAGCAGACAAAAAATACATTGTGGTAAAGGAGCAATAA
- a CDS encoding acetylglutamate kinase has translation MNDLKIIKIGGKLIDDEAMLNAFLKDFAEIKEPKVLIHGGGTIASQISNELGITVKQIDGRRITDDATLDIITMAYAGKINKNIVARLQALDCNALGLTGADGNSITSKIRDKSPIDFGHVGDPVKVNTTFIQSLLDQEITSVFCAITHDGAGQLLNTNADTVAAVLSSAFALRNEPAGERRPEFVEGRRPKPVEEKAYRTKLYYCFEKAGVLRNINDESSLIEHINFKQYQQLKNDGVIADGMLPKLQNSFEALENGVSSVHIGLPSMINSNINHTTLSL, from the coding sequence ATGAACGATCTTAAAATTATAAAAATAGGAGGTAAGCTCATCGATGATGAGGCTATGTTGAATGCTTTTTTAAAAGACTTTGCAGAGATAAAAGAACCAAAAGTACTGATTCATGGCGGTGGTACTATTGCGTCTCAAATTTCCAACGAGCTAGGAATAACAGTAAAGCAGATTGATGGTCGCCGCATTACCGACGATGCGACGCTAGACATCATCACGATGGCCTATGCAGGCAAGATCAACAAGAATATTGTTGCCAGATTGCAAGCTTTGGATTGCAATGCGTTAGGACTTACAGGCGCCGATGGTAACAGCATAACCTCTAAAATAAGAGACAAAAGTCCTATTGATTTTGGCCATGTGGGTGATCCAGTAAAGGTCAATACGACTTTTATTCAAAGTCTGCTGGATCAAGAAATCACCTCAGTTTTTTGCGCTATTACACACGATGGTGCTGGTCAATTACTCAATACTAATGCAGATACCGTTGCGGCAGTTTTAAGTTCCGCTTTCGCGCTCCGCAATGAGCCTGCCGGAGAGCGTCGTCCTGAGTTTGTCGAAGGGCGCCGTCCTAAGCCTGTTGAAGAAAAAGCATACAGAACAAAGCTCTATTACTGCTTTGAAAAAGCTGGAGTATTGAGAAATATAAACGATGAATCAAGTTTGATTGAGCACATAAACTTCAAACAATACCAGCAATTAAAAAATGATGGAGTAATTGCAGATGGAATGTTACCCAAATTGCAAAACAGTTTTGAAGCCCTTGAAAATGGTGTATCAAGCGTGCACATAGGGTTGCCATCTATGATAAACAGCAATATTAATCATACAACCTTGAGTTTATGA
- a CDS encoding cold-shock protein, protein MSTGTVKFFNETKGFGFITEEGVEKDHFVHVTGLIDEIREGDEVSFDLKEGNKGLNAVNVKVL, encoded by the coding sequence ATGAGTACAGGAACAGTAAAATTTTTTAACGAGACAAAAGGATTTGGATTTATCACTGAAGAAGGTGTAGAGAAAGATCACTTTGTACACGTGACAGGCTTGATCGATGAAATACGTGAAGGCGACGAGGTTTCTTTTGACCTTAAAGAAGGTAACAAGGGACTTAACGCAGTAAACGTAAAAGTACTATAA
- a CDS encoding Rossmann-fold NAD(P)-binding domain-containing protein, whose product MNHYSDLKDLKDFQATVDLALELKNDPYAYEDLGKRKTIAMVFFNNSLRTRLSTEKAARNLGMDVMVLNVSNSWNLEFEDGTIMNLDTAEHIKEATQVIAQYADIIAVRAFANLKDKIEDQQEKILNAFIKNAGVPIVNMESALSHPLQGLTDAITIKEQELKKRPKVVLSWAPHPRSLPHAVANSFITAMKMSDVDLVITNPRGYDLDPEITAGTEINNDQIEACKNADIIYVKNWSSFDSYGKVIQQDIDWMMTQEKLGHAKFMHCLPVRRNVVVEDAVIDSDQSVVIEQAGNRTFAAQAVLKLLLKDLN is encoded by the coding sequence ATGAATCATTATAGCGACTTAAAAGATCTTAAGGATTTTCAAGCGACCGTTGATCTGGCCTTAGAACTTAAAAACGATCCGTATGCTTATGAAGACCTAGGCAAGCGCAAAACTATTGCGATGGTTTTCTTCAATAACAGTTTGCGCACAAGATTAAGTACAGAAAAAGCCGCACGCAACCTAGGAATGGATGTGATGGTACTTAATGTATCAAACTCATGGAATCTAGAATTTGAAGATGGCACCATCATGAATCTTGACACGGCAGAGCATATCAAAGAAGCCACACAGGTCATCGCTCAATATGCGGATATTATTGCGGTACGTGCCTTTGCTAATTTGAAAGACAAAATTGAAGACCAACAGGAAAAGATATTGAACGCCTTCATCAAGAACGCTGGTGTGCCGATAGTCAATATGGAAAGTGCGTTATCACATCCTTTGCAAGGATTGACCGATGCGATTACCATTAAAGAGCAAGAATTGAAGAAAAGACCAAAGGTAGTCTTATCGTGGGCTCCGCATCCACGATCGTTGCCGCATGCGGTAGCAAATAGTTTTATCACCGCAATGAAAATGAGTGATGTCGATTTAGTAATAACAAATCCGCGCGGATATGACCTCGATCCAGAAATCACGGCCGGTACTGAAATCAACAATGACCAGATAGAAGCCTGTAAAAATGCCGATATTATATATGTCAAGAATTGGAGCAGTTTTGACAGCTATGGTAAAGTCATACAGCAAGATATCGATTGGATGATGACTCAAGAAAAATTAGGCCATGCGAAATTCATGCATTGTCTACCGGTGAGGCGCAACGTGGTGGTAGAAGATGCTGTCATTGACAGTGATCAATCAGTAGTGATTGAGCAAGCTGGAAATAGGACGTTTGCGGCGCAGGCTGTTTTGAAGTTGCTGCTTAAAGACTTAAACTAA
- the argH gene encoding argininosuccinate lyase: protein MKLWDKGLKIDDRIEQFTVGNDREIDLHIAAYDVQASAAHAKMLNKIGILDATELDQLLQGLEKLKTQITNGEFVIEDTFEDVHSKIEHELTVMYGDVGKKIHTARSRNDQVITALQLFYKEQLQDIQSKTHELFETLLNLSDKHKDQLLPGYTHLQVAMPSSFGLWFSAYAELLVDDNYLLDAALKTVDQNPLGSAAGYGSSFPIDRSVTTQEMGFATMKYNVVAAQMARGKSERTISYALGSLANTLSRFSMDICLYLSQNFGFVSFPDELTTGSSIMPHKKNPDVFELIRGKCNRIQALQSEMVLITNNLPSGYHRDYQLLKESMIRAIIDMQDCLAIMNYSIKQVIVKDIDLNDPKYQYLFTVDSINNLVVDGAAFRDAYKTIGGQVEAGTYQPDYSKKHSHEGSIHNLNLAEIRNKWQ from the coding sequence ATGAAACTTTGGGATAAAGGACTTAAAATAGATGATCGCATAGAGCAATTCACGGTTGGGAACGATCGTGAAATTGATTTACATATTGCGGCTTATGATGTTCAAGCATCTGCTGCACATGCTAAAATGCTTAATAAAATCGGTATTCTGGATGCGACAGAGTTGGATCAATTGCTGCAAGGTCTTGAAAAGCTCAAAACACAAATCACCAATGGTGAGTTTGTTATTGAGGACACGTTTGAAGATGTACATTCTAAAATTGAGCACGAGCTTACCGTAATGTACGGCGACGTTGGTAAAAAAATCCACACGGCAAGATCACGTAACGATCAGGTGATTACTGCCTTGCAATTATTTTACAAGGAACAATTGCAAGACATTCAGTCCAAAACTCACGAACTTTTTGAAACACTACTGAACCTATCCGATAAACACAAAGACCAATTATTACCAGGCTACACCCATCTACAAGTTGCAATGCCATCATCGTTCGGTTTATGGTTTTCTGCGTATGCAGAGTTATTGGTGGACGACAATTATTTGTTAGATGCAGCTTTAAAAACTGTGGATCAAAATCCACTAGGAAGTGCGGCTGGTTATGGTAGTTCATTCCCGATCGATAGAAGCGTGACGACCCAAGAAATGGGATTCGCCACCATGAAATACAACGTGGTTGCAGCACAAATGGCTCGCGGTAAAAGCGAGCGTACCATTAGTTATGCTTTGGGTAGTCTTGCCAACACACTTTCACGATTCTCGATGGACATATGCTTGTACTTGAGCCAAAATTTTGGTTTTGTGAGTTTTCCTGATGAATTGACGACTGGCAGCAGCATCATGCCACACAAAAAGAATCCAGATGTCTTTGAATTAATTAGAGGTAAGTGTAATCGCATTCAGGCACTGCAAAGCGAGATGGTGTTGATTACTAATAACTTGCCCAGCGGTTATCATCGCGATTACCAGCTACTCAAAGAGTCCATGATTAGAGCAATCATCGATATGCAGGATTGCCTCGCAATCATGAACTACTCTATAAAACAAGTAATTGTAAAAGATATAGATCTCAACGATCCCAAATATCAATACCTGTTTACAGTAGATAGCATCAACAACCTAGTCGTTGATGGCGCTGCCTTTAGAGATGCATATAAAACCATTGGCGGTCAAGTCGAGGCAGGAACCTATCAACCAGATTATTCTAAAAAGCATAGCCATGAAGGCAGTATTCATAATCTCAATCTAGCAGAGATTAGAAATAAGTGGCAATAG